From uncultured Desulfobacter sp.:
TTAAAATAATAACAGAAAGGGGTAACGTGAAGCAGGTACTACTTGCCATTGACGGGAATGTTCCCTCCCGTCTGATTTTTAAATATGCCGCTGATCTCTGCAAACATATCAGTGCCCGGCTGTGTATTCTCCAGTTTATAAAAAATAAAAAGGACCGATCATTTAGCACGAATTATACAACTTATTCAAACGATATAGACGGCATAATCGAAAACATTGAAACAGGGGGCCGTGCTATGCCTGGCCAGGGGGACAAACGCCTTACAGGGATCTCCGGACCGTTGAAAAAAATGCTTAAAAACCCGAACTGTCCGGTTCCCTATTCCGTCGCATTAAGTGCCGGCAGTCCTGAAAATGTCCTATCCGGCTACGTTGATTCCCACCAGAATATTGTTCTTGCCGTATTTGACCCCTCCCATGACCATGCGCCTGCCTTTTCCCGGATCAAGGCACTTAAACAAAGGCTTGGTGTTCCCCTGGTGGTTGTAAATTCCACCAGCTTTCGATAACGTTTCTCGACGATCAAGTTTTTGTTAATTTGCCCAACTTCAGCGTTGGAAACAATTTTTACTCCTTAAAATATATTGTATATTCATCCGGTTAAAAATTGTTTCCGCCTTGAATTTGAACAAATTCCCTAAAAATTTGATGATCGACAGGCTGTTACGGAATAGGTAATTTTTTCAAGTTCAAGGCGGAAAATCAATTTGACCGCAGGCATACATGAAGTATTCTGAGGATCAAATTTATTTTTCCAACGAAGAAATTTGAAAAATTAGCATTTTGTAACAGCCTGTCGAGTTAGGGGCTCGGAAAAAATTAATGCTACAGATTTTGCGCCGAATTTTTATTCGTATTCAAGGCGCGGCTTAGGGCACATATTGAAATATGTGCCCTGAGTCGCAACGAAGAATACGGATAAAAAGGCAAGCAAAATGTAGGATTTATTGTTTCCGAGCCCCTTATACCCACGCTATTTTTTTAATTTTTTAATATTATCCCGAGCAAACTCAATGGTTGGATCTATGTTTAAAGCCATTTCATAAAATTTGATCGCAAGCACCGGTTCTTTAAGTTCCCGGTAACAGGATCCCATATTGGCATAATTGATGGCCTGGCTTGGGTCCACATCCAGGGCTTTTTCAAAATAGGTAATAGCGGTTTTGAAATCTTTTTTCATAAAACAGCAGGCGCCAGCGGTGTTCAGAATATCCGCGCGCTGGGGATCGGCATCAAGACCAGTTTGACATGTCTCAAGGGCCGGGTCCAACAACCCTGAATCTTTCTGGGCCGCAGCCATATGTGAACAGATATCAGGCAGGTTGCGCCTGGCAGGGTCGCGGTCAAGGGCGGCCTGGAACTGTGCTATTGCATCTTCTCCCTCTTCCAGGGCGCTAAGCATCAATCCTTTATAAAAACTGGTGTAGTATTTCCCCGGGATGAGTGCTTCCAGTTCATCCAGCTGGTCAATGGCCAGTATGGGATGGGAATTTTCCGTAATCAGCCGGGCGGCAAACATGCCCACACTGGCCTCATCAGCCCGCTCCCTGAAATGAGCGCCCGGCATGATGGTGTAAAAGGCCGGAATATCAAGGCCGGGATGGGTGGTGCGAATGGAGAGCAGATGAAACCCTTTATCCGCCAGAATCCGGATCAAGCTTTCCACTTCCACTTTCATGTTGTCAGAAGACAGGTTCGGCATATCAGTGGCATCCACCATGGTTTCAGGATGGGTGATATAACCGGCTGCGTCTATATCCGTAAATTTTGGCAGACCGGATGCCTCGTAATTGGAACCGGTGTTAAAGTCCCCGGCAAGCTGGGCCACTTCGGTCAGGGCCCGGCCCATAGCCTTTTCCGGGGACGGGGCCGTGCCGGCGGTCCATACGATCTCGCTCATATCCGGAAAAGTGGACGGGTCCCAGGCCAGCACCGCGATGGTGGGAACGCCCATGTTAAGTGAGAGATCACTTGCATAAACCCTGATGCCTTGGGATTCATACTTGGCAAGAAGCTCCCGGACAAGGGGATCTTTAAAGGAGTCCAGACGGATGCCGGGCACCTTTAATTTTTCCCGGGATACCCGGGAACTGACATGGCGCTCCACAAGCTCGCAGATACCCTGAATCAAGGCTTCTTCCGTGCAGTTACCCGCGCTGGGTCCGTTAAATTCATTGATCATATAAAACCAGTTAAAGGGGACATTCACCTCTTTTTTATTGGTCAGATCATACCCCTTGGTCCATTGCAGGGGCAAAGAATCAAATATGGGTTTAACTTTTAATGCTTCGGCTTCATTGTCATGGACAGACTGGGTGATCAGGGCGTAATCCAGGGCCTTTTCCCCAAGCTGAGCAGGCGTGGCATGGATAAAGTTTTTCTCATTTTCGGCAAAGGAAAAAAAGCTGAACCGCTCCACCAGCTCCATGACGGCACTTGCCTCGGACTGTTCCGGGGTCCCGCCTTTGCCCATCTGTTTATTGGTGCCGGTCACCCGTCTTGCATCCGCACCACACTCACTGTAAAACACCGGAATATCCAGGCGGCCGTTGTCGATGCGCCGGGTCCGGCTTAAAATGTCAAGGTCCAGGGCCGCTGCCTTTTCCCGGAACCGCTGAACAGTGTCGGACGGAGACATGATCTTATCCTGATCAAAGGTATAATTTTTCGGAGCGTCTTGGAGTATTATTTTATAACCCATAGAATTTAAAGCCTTTCTACTTAGTGTTTAAACGAAAAGTCACCCACCTGCGGCGTTGCAGAAAAAATTTAAAATCCTGATTGCCAATTGTAATTTCGGTTTTAAATTTTTCTGCGCCTTGCATCTGGGCAACTTTTCGTCTAAACACGGATTTCCGTTCAAGTCGTACTTATGTAATTTATAGCTTTTACAGTATTCCATCGCTGTAAAAAGGCCCCACCTTACCATGAATTGTTGCGGATTTCATCATGAGAACACCTGTTTTAACTAAATGATCTGTATTGCCGAAATTTTTTGAAAAGGTCAAACGTTGATCAATTCCATGAACTTAAGATTGGCCCGGGGAAAAGGAAACTGGTGAAGCTGATCTACACGAACCCATTTATGGTCAATGGGACCATTGAGAGTTACCTGGCCGGAGATATAATCACAGAAGAACACGTCCATTTCAATTTTAAAATGGGTGTAGGCGTGAAAAATCCGGGTTAAAAATTGCAGATTACCCGTCTCAATGCCGGTTTCTTCCCGGATCTCACGGATGCAGGCTTGTTCAGGGGACTCTTTGGGTTCCACCTTGCCGCCGGGAAATTCCCACAATCCGCCCAAAAGCCCGTCAAGTTTTCTTCTGGTGATCAGAACTTTTCCGTTTTTTTTGACAATGCCCGCGGCAATATGAACCGTGGGCACCTTTTTTTTCGCCATGCGCCGGGGAAAAAGATCTGTGACCTGTTTTTCGCAGGCGCAACACTCCCCGGTCAGGGGGCATGAGCCACAGTCCGGACGTTTAGGGGTACAGATCAGGGCACCAAGTTCCATAAGAGCCTGGTTGTATGTGCCTGGGTCCTTTTTATACAAAAACGTTTCGGCAATGGCCTTGTATGCTTTATGGGCAGCGCTGTGATTCACAGGCGTGTCAACGCACAAAAGCCGTGACAGGACACGCTTTACATTGCCATCCACCACGGCATGGGGCTTTGCCCCGGCAATGGAGAGCACCGCCGAGGCAATATAGTCCCCCACGCCCGGAAGATTTTTAAACCCCTTGTAATTATCCGGAATAATACCACCCAGATCACGGACCACAATACCGGCAGCCTTGTGGAGATTTCTGGCTCTGGCATAATACCCAAGACCCTCCCAGGCCTTGAGCACGGTTTCAAGATCTGCGGCGGCAAGGTCTCCAAGATCAGGCCAGGTTTCCATGAACTTGAGATAGTAGGGGATCACGGTTTTGACCTGGGTCTGCTGGAGCATAACCTCGGAAACCCATACCCGGTACAACGAGATATCCCTGCGCCAGGGAAGTTGCCGGCAATTGTCCCGGTACCAGCCCATTAAGGCGGTTTGCACTATTTTACTTTGCCTGTTTTCCAGTTTCGCACCAGATTAATGAATGTTCTGGTGGCCGTTCCCGAAGGCCCCTTGGGGATATACGCTTTTTTGGTAAAATCCCAGGCTGTGCCTGCAATGTCCAGATGAGCCCAGGGCGTTTTACCCACAAAATTAGATAGATACGCTGCAGCAGTTATGGTGCCGGCCGGTTTCCCCCCGATGTTTTTAATATCCGCCACATTGGATTCGATCTGTTTTTCATAATTTTTATTCAGGGGCAGGCGCCAGACAGGTTCACCGGCAAGATTCCCGGCAGTCTCAACTGCTTTGACCAGGGCGTCATTATTGGACACAAGCCCTGTATAGTGATGGCCAAGGCCGATAATAACCGCACCCGTCAGAGTTGCCGTGTCAATCACACAGGTGGGCTTGAAATTTTCAATGCCCCAGGCCAGGGCGTCGGCCAGGATCAAACGGCCTTCGGCATCGGTGTTGATCACTTCACTTGTTACCCCGTTATAATGGCGGATAATGTCGCCGGGATGAACGGCCTTGGACCCGGACATATTATCCGTGGCTGGAACGATGGCCACAACCCCCACATCCGGCTTCTCCAATGCCACGGCCTGCATGGCGCACATCACCGCCGCACCGCCGCACATATCGTATTTCATATCCTCCATACCCGCAGACGGCTTGATGCTGATGCCCCCGGAATCAAAGGTCACCCCCTTACCCACAAGAAGGATGGTTTCGGTTCTGTCTTCCGGCAAATATTCCAGGATCACCATGCGTGCCGGGACATCGGAACCCTGGTTGACGGCTATAATCCCCCCCATCCCCATCTGTTCCATCTCCTTTTTTTCTATGCACCGGTAGCCCAGCCCCGTGTCTGCGGCAAGCTGTTTGGCATATGCCGCAAAATCGGCAGAGGTCCAGTGATTGCAAGGCTCATTGGCCATATCCCGTGCCGTACAGGCGGCAAAAGCTGAATTTTTTGCCTTTTCAACACCCTGGCGTATGATTTTAAGATTATCGTTGCATACAAATTTTATCGCACCAAGTCCCGGGTAATCGGTTTTCTTTTTGGTGCTTTTCTTATATTTTTCAAATTGATAATCTCCAAGGATAACGCCTTCAGCCAGAGCGACGGCAGATACTTCCGGGTCATCCAGGGCCGGAGACAGATGTTTTGGTGTTGGCAGGCAGATAACCACATCCTTAGCCTTAACCGATGCACAAACCGTGGCAATCTGTCCGCCGGCCTCCCGCAGCATGTCCAGGGCATCTCCTTTATCCTTTTCCTTATTCACAGGTCCTGTGCCTAACACCAGAACCCGGGCTGCCGAAATTTTTGACTGGTCCGGCGGGTAAAACAATATCTGTTCTGCAGCCTTGCCGGAAAAATCATCCAGCTCAAAGGCCTCTTTAACCTGGAGCTGTACAGCGGTATCGCATACAGGCATTTTGTTCTTTTTCTCCACGGCAAAATAAACCAAAAGATCAGTTTTAATTGTTTCGGCAGCTTTGGTGGTGGTGGTGATACGGTCTTTTTTCATGGGATACCTTTTTTTACCGGTTTTATATAAAAGTTAAAATCCCTTGAAATTTACCATAAAACCCGGGCCAGGTACAAGAATTCAGATAATAACGGCCATGGCCGACCTGGTCTTTCACCGAGGTTAGGCCACAACAAATCATGAAAGAAACGAACTGGTTAGTTTAACTCTTTCATATAAAACCTACATGGGCCACAAGCCCCTAATTACCAAACAGGATAGTCTACAGTAACGCAAACATCTACAGATTGCCCGGCAGTATGTTTTTGTCTAAACCAATTCAGTTCAAACATCTAAATTGGTTTTGTTTATGTCGCAAGTCCTGTCATGAGTTTGTCACAAGTTTTTGTCGTAAGATGTCGCAAGTTCATCTCCTCAGAAGATAGATCAACTGATTTGTTGCCCCTTCACTCTCAATCAGTTCCTTTTCAATCAGTGTTTTAAGATCACGCTGCAAACTGCGTCGGTTCACCTCTGGGCACAGTGCTTCATAATTCTGGATGGTCAGTCCGTCATGCTGAAGGAGATATTCGATTGCTTTGGTTTGTCTTTCAGTTAGGTTGTGTTTCTGTGTTAGAACATCCCTTCTAATTATCAGTTCGCCTCGTTCTTTAACCTCAATCATTTGAGTTTCCAGGCCGGTGATGAAATAATTCAGCCATCCGGTCATATCCATATCATTGTCACGAACACTTTGAATTTTTTTATAAAAAGTCAGTCTGTCACGGTCATAATATTCACTGATGGTGAACAAACGTTTAAAATCATACCCCGCTTTGTAAAGGCAGAGAGTTGACAATAACCTCGAAGTTCGACCATTACCGTCAAGGAAGGGATGGATATGGACCAGTTGAAATTGGGCAATCCCACTGATTAAAACCGGATGGATCTCAAGATCGGAATTCAGCCATTTGACCATTTCAGACATCATGATCGGTATTTCAACAGCCGAAGGCGGGGTATAAATAACCTCCCCTGTCATAGAATTTGCAACATAATTTTGAATCCGCCGATAATTTCCCGGATCGGCTTTGCCGCCTCGAACGCCTTCAACCAGCTTTCGATGAATTTCTCGAATCATTCCTTCCGTAATGGGATCTCCACTATCGAGGCATTCGGATACAAATTCAAAAGCAGACCGGTAGTTTAACAGTTCTCTGGTATCATCCGGATCGGCTTCAGGAACAGCTTCACCTTTCCATAAACGTTCAGCCTGATCCAATGTCAGACGTGTCCCTTCGATATGGGTGGTATGATGGGCCTCTTTAATCAGGGCCTGGTTTCCCATATCCCTTACCCATTCATCGGATAACCTTGCGGCTTCCAGAAATCCCCGCGCCCGTTCTATTTGGGTAATAGCCGATGTCATGCGGTTGGTTATGGTAAATATGGGCTTGAATCCTGTCATATATTAAACTCCATCAATTGCCGCCCCAGCGTCCTTTAAAATGGCAATGATTTCCGATTTTAACTTTCCGGGTATCTCAGAGAACCCCAAAAGCACCATACAAAACGCCATGCTTGGGATGCCAGATCACCATTAATTCCATTTTTGCTTCACAATATATGATATTGCCATTTCTTATGGATTATCTCGTACTTAAAATAGTCTACATATTGTTTGGAACATGAAAGACAAAAACATTTTTTACAACTGAAAGGTATTCGTATCCTGTCCCGGCCACAATGCATGCAGATGTACTCGCTGTAACCGTTGGAAGCATTTTTGCACCCAAGCATTTTCTGAACCGAATCATTGTATTGATCAATGTTATATTGTGGATGGACTTTTATAAAACCTCCCCAATAATCGTTGAAGATTGTCTTAAATACGTCAACATCTGAATAACGGGCATGGCCGACCTGGTCTTCCACCGAAGTTAGGCCACAACAAATCATGAAAGAAACCAACTGGTTATTTCAGTTCTTTCATATAAAATTAATTTTCTATCCGATATCCAAGTCATGACATGATATAAACACATTTTGATCAATATCACCACAATTGGTGATGATACCAGGGGCTAAAATGGTAATTCCTATACTCTTAAATTTATATTCCGTATGAGCCATTCAACATTGGTATTAAACTGCAGGCAAGTGGCATGCAATGGCCTGGCAATCCATTGCAATGGGTTGACTTCCGGGATCTGATTAGCATTCTATAATAAACTACAAAAAATAAGGATGTAATGATGAGCCGAGACTACTCGTTTGAAACCGGTGTATACCGCCCGCCCAGTGAAGGGGGCAGCGCTTCCCTGCTGGTCCGCTTTACCCGTAACTGTCCCTGGAACCACTGCACCTTCTGTTCTATGTATAAGGGTAAAAAATTTAACTTAAGACCCCTGGCGGAAATTAAAGCCGACATCAATGCCATGGCAAACCTTGTGGTCGATCTCCAGGCCGAATCAAAAGCCCTGGGGCACGGCGGCCAGGTCACCCGGGACGCCATTCTGGCATTGCTTGAAAAAGCACCAGGCCTAAACCATCATCCGGGTGCTGATATGCTGATCCAATGGATGGCGGTGGGCGGAAAGACCGCATTTATACAGGACGGCAACTCCATGATCATGCCGCCCCAGGACCTGATTGCTGCATTGACCCATCTTAGGGAAACCTTTCCTTCCATTGAAAGAATCACCACCTATGCACGGGCCCGGACCCTGGCCCAGCGCTCCCTTGAGGATCTGAAGGCCATACGGGCAGCCGGTCTTAACCGGCTCCATCTGGGCCTTGAAACCGGGGATGATGCCCTGCTCAAGCAGATCAAAAAAGGAGTAACGGCTGACGGCCATATTGAAGGGGGTAAAAAGGCCATGGCAGCCGGCTTTCAGGTATCGGAATACTGGATGCCCGGTCTTGGCGGCAAGGAGATGACAGACCAGCACGCCGAAAATACGGCCCGGGTACTCAGTGAGGTCAATCCCCATTATATCCGGTCCCGGCCCTTCAGGCCCGCTCCCGGTACACCAATGGCTGAGCAGGTCAACCAGGGGCAGCTCACCCTGCTTGATCCCCGGGAGCAGCTGCTGGAACTGCGCCGTATGGTCCAGAACCTGAATGTAACATCCAAAGTTTGCTTTGACCACATGGGCAATTACTGGCGCACAGCCTCGGGTGATCTGGTTCTCCACCATGAGTATGAAGGATATCAATTCCCGGATGAGAAACAGAAGGTACTGGACCGCATCGAACTGGGTCTTGCATATAAACAGGAACCTGCCCGTTTTTTTCTGTAGTGTTTGATGTCAAATTTCAAATTAAAGATACCGCATGGGTTTACCAAAAGCGGATAGCATTTCAACGCGGTAGGGTGGGCAGAAGCGCAGCGTTGGCCACCCTACCTGACTTTTTTCTCCTTAAGATAGGGACCATACGCCATATCCATGGTAAGAATATGGTTTTTCAGCCAGTCCGTCAGAAAAGTCAGCAACTCTATTGACAATCCGGCCTTGCCGCTTTCAAACTCCTGTTTATATGCCTTGACTTTTTCTATCAACTCTCTGTGGTGTTCTTCATGGGCCGCTGCCTCAAGATATCCGTGGGCGGCAAACAGATCCTCTTCATGGGAAAAATGAAAACGGGTATAGTCTTCAAGTTTCTCGAGTATAGGGCCGCATTCGCTTGCACCTGCCTTCACCTTCATTGCCCTGTGCAGGTCATTGAGGATACCCACCCAGTGTTTGTGTTGGGTGTCAATGCTTTCAATACCAATGACAAACCTGTCGCCCCAGGGTATGAAATCCGGTACATCCGCCTTAATGAAATCTTTCGGCTCAGCCAGGTCGGCATCTTCCACAGAGACTTTAAAAACACCGATCATGTCCCTGAGCCCGGCAGAAAGATCTGAGAGCTCCCGGGCACTTAGTTTTATGCGATTACTCTGGGACGTCATCTCCTCAGACACATGATGGACCTGGGAAATGTCGGTTGCGATCTTCGTGGACACTTCTGAACTCTGGGCCACGTTTTCATTGACGTCACCGATACCGGACGACGCCTGGTCGATATTCTTCGCCACCTCCGTAGCAGATACGGACTGCTCTTCAATGGCGGCAACAATGGTGGAAACGATATCGGTGATCTCTGAAATCACCTGGTTAATGGCTTCCACATCCCGGACCGTGTCGTTTGTGGATGTCTGGATTTCTTCAATTTTCACCTTGATGTTCTGGGTAGCTTCGGATGTCTGAGCGGCAAGGCCTTTGATTTCGCTGGCCACAACGGCAAATCCCTTGCCCGCTTCACCGGCTCTGGCCGCCTCAATGGTAGCATTGAGGGCCAGAAGATTGGTTTGCTCGGCAATGTCGGTAATCACTTCGGTAACCTGGCTGATATCCCGGGCAGAATTTCCCAATCGTTCCACCCTCTGGGATGCGGCCACCGCTTTATCAGTCGCATCTCCGGACACGGCCCTAGCCTTATCGCAATTTTCTGAGATCTCGGTGATGGTATGTTTCATCTGACCGGCTGAATCC
This genomic window contains:
- the mutY gene encoding A/G-specific adenine glycosylase, whose amino-acid sequence is MQTALMGWYRDNCRQLPWRRDISLYRVWVSEVMLQQTQVKTVIPYYLKFMETWPDLGDLAAADLETVLKAWEGLGYYARARNLHKAAGIVVRDLGGIIPDNYKGFKNLPGVGDYIASAVLSIAGAKPHAVVDGNVKRVLSRLLCVDTPVNHSAAHKAYKAIAETFLYKKDPGTYNQALMELGALICTPKRPDCGSCPLTGECCACEKQVTDLFPRRMAKKKVPTVHIAAGIVKKNGKVLITRRKLDGLLGGLWEFPGGKVEPKESPEQACIREIREETGIETGNLQFLTRIFHAYTHFKIEMDVFFCDYISGQVTLNGPIDHKWVRVDQLHQFPFPRANLKFMELINV
- a CDS encoding radical SAM protein, translating into MMSRDYSFETGVYRPPSEGGSASLLVRFTRNCPWNHCTFCSMYKGKKFNLRPLAEIKADINAMANLVVDLQAESKALGHGGQVTRDAILALLEKAPGLNHHPGADMLIQWMAVGGKTAFIQDGNSMIMPPQDLIAALTHLRETFPSIERITTYARARTLAQRSLEDLKAIRAAGLNRLHLGLETGDDALLKQIKKGVTADGHIEGGKKAMAAGFQVSEYWMPGLGGKEMTDQHAENTARVLSEVNPHYIRSRPFRPAPGTPMAEQVNQGQLTLLDPREQLLELRRMVQNLNVTSKVCFDHMGNYWRTASGDLVLHHEYEGYQFPDEKQKVLDRIELGLAYKQEPARFFL
- a CDS encoding Fic family protein, with translation MTGFKPIFTITNRMTSAITQIERARGFLEAARLSDEWVRDMGNQALIKEAHHTTHIEGTRLTLDQAERLWKGEAVPEADPDDTRELLNYRSAFEFVSECLDSGDPITEGMIREIHRKLVEGVRGGKADPGNYRRIQNYVANSMTGEVIYTPPSAVEIPIMMSEMVKWLNSDLEIHPVLISGIAQFQLVHIHPFLDGNGRTSRLLSTLCLYKAGYDFKRLFTISEYYDRDRLTFYKKIQSVRDNDMDMTGWLNYFITGLETQMIEVKERGELIIRRDVLTQKHNLTERQTKAIEYLLQHDGLTIQNYEALCPEVNRRSLQRDLKTLIEKELIESEGATNQLIYLLRR
- a CDS encoding YcaO-like family protein codes for the protein MGYKIILQDAPKNYTFDQDKIMSPSDTVQRFREKAAALDLDILSRTRRIDNGRLDIPVFYSECGADARRVTGTNKQMGKGGTPEQSEASAVMELVERFSFFSFAENEKNFIHATPAQLGEKALDYALITQSVHDNEAEALKVKPIFDSLPLQWTKGYDLTNKKEVNVPFNWFYMINEFNGPSAGNCTEEALIQGICELVERHVSSRVSREKLKVPGIRLDSFKDPLVRELLAKYESQGIRVYASDLSLNMGVPTIAVLAWDPSTFPDMSEIVWTAGTAPSPEKAMGRALTEVAQLAGDFNTGSNYEASGLPKFTDIDAAGYITHPETMVDATDMPNLSSDNMKVEVESLIRILADKGFHLLSIRTTHPGLDIPAFYTIMPGAHFRERADEASVGMFAARLITENSHPILAIDQLDELEALIPGKYYTSFYKGLMLSALEEGEDAIAQFQAALDRDPARRNLPDICSHMAAAQKDSGLLDPALETCQTGLDADPQRADILNTAGACCFMKKDFKTAITYFEKALDVDPSQAINYANMGSCYRELKEPVLAIKFYEMALNIDPTIEFARDNIKKLKK
- a CDS encoding leucyl aminopeptidase, whose protein sequence is MKKDRITTTTKAAETIKTDLLVYFAVEKKNKMPVCDTAVQLQVKEAFELDDFSGKAAEQILFYPPDQSKISAARVLVLGTGPVNKEKDKGDALDMLREAGGQIATVCASVKAKDVVICLPTPKHLSPALDDPEVSAVALAEGVILGDYQFEKYKKSTKKKTDYPGLGAIKFVCNDNLKIIRQGVEKAKNSAFAACTARDMANEPCNHWTSADFAAYAKQLAADTGLGYRCIEKKEMEQMGMGGIIAVNQGSDVPARMVILEYLPEDRTETILLVGKGVTFDSGGISIKPSAGMEDMKYDMCGGAAVMCAMQAVALEKPDVGVVAIVPATDNMSGSKAVHPGDIIRHYNGVTSEVINTDAEGRLILADALAWGIENFKPTCVIDTATLTGAVIIGLGHHYTGLVSNNDALVKAVETAGNLAGEPVWRLPLNKNYEKQIESNVADIKNIGGKPAGTITAAAYLSNFVGKTPWAHLDIAGTAWDFTKKAYIPKGPSGTATRTFINLVRNWKTGKVK
- a CDS encoding bacteriohemerythrin, translating into MNLNITRSLTGKFITLVTVLILVWLGFLATLIINGADSALSNQAAVFSKALKTEQEKEEKVFRNALAGKGKAIAAILNQTASGLIANYDFDTLTLLAENASEDADIVFVGFFDVDGQAITPETENKSGLEVIKRDIEFEGQVVGSMEIGLSDAAIKKSMQEVSQKFESMMATIQKDRADANRSLTWLIVIGSLIGLFILCLAIFISLVKIVTGPIKQTAAMVKDIAQGEGDLTKRLEIKTRDEIGELAEWFNSFLSRLNKIIVEIGANSETVTASSNELLVLAEQMTAGASDMSGRSKSVATAAEEMSFSMNSVAAASEQAATNLDMVADSAGQMKHTITEISENCDKARAVSGDATDKAVAASQRVERLGNSARDISQVTEVITDIAEQTNLLALNATIEAARAGEAGKGFAVVASEIKGLAAQTSEATQNIKVKIEEIQTSTNDTVRDVEAINQVISEITDIVSTIVAAIEEQSVSATEVAKNIDQASSGIGDVNENVAQSSEVSTKIATDISQVHHVSEEMTSQSNRIKLSARELSDLSAGLRDMIGVFKVSVEDADLAEPKDFIKADVPDFIPWGDRFVIGIESIDTQHKHWVGILNDLHRAMKVKAGASECGPILEKLEDYTRFHFSHEEDLFAAHGYLEAAAHEEHHRELIEKVKAYKQEFESGKAGLSIELLTFLTDWLKNHILTMDMAYGPYLKEKKVR